The window GGAACGGAGTTATTTGATTCTACCCAAAAGTTTGAGTCCCGATCGGGTTGGCCCAGCTTTACAGAACCGGTTAAAGATAACGTAATCAAATATAAGGAGGATTACAGCCACGGTATGCAGCGTATTGAGGTACTTTGTAATGTATGTGATGCGCATTTAGGGCACGTTTTTCCAGATGGCCCCGAGCCTACGGGATTACGATATTGTGTCAACTCGGCTTCATTGAAGCTGGTATCCTAAAGAAATTACCGTTCCCATGTTGGAGAACGATC of the Fodinibius sp. Rm-B-1B1-1 genome contains:
- the msrB gene encoding peptide-methionine (R)-S-oxide reductase MsrB; this translates as MIDWKQVNEYAGKGNPEPPRRIEKPEKEWKEQLTEEQFYVARKHGTERAGTGEYCESHQPGLYACVCCGTELFDSTQKFESRSGWPSFTEPVKDNVIKYKEDYSHGMQRIEVLCNVCDAHLGHVFPDGPEPTGLRYCVNSASLKLVS